A single region of the Novosphingobium sp. SL115 genome encodes:
- a CDS encoding FGGY family carbohydrate kinase: MPTPAILAIDQGTTNTKALLITFDGHLAAVGSVPTGVQYPRPGWAEQSGDAIRASTAAAITAALAKASDIQIAAIAISNQRETVLAWDAQTSEPVGPAVIWQCRRSSELCTSLRAASHEDLIQRTTGLGLDPLFSAGKLRWLLDNAPGAQDLHHAGKLRTGTVDSWLLWNLTGGAIHATDASNASRTQLLALDSAAWSPELLALFGVSADVLPQVLPSDSRFGETRGGFAGLPDGVPIHAMMGDSHASMFGHGISAPGMVKVTLGTGSSLMCTTGIRRPSTHGLSETIAWATGAGGVVHALEGNITVSGHAAAFASEMLGLAGPQALTELAISVDDSNGVVFLPAMAGLGAPHWDEKARGVICGLSLSSKPAHIARAVLEGIAHQICDVVAAFEADLGAPLTSISVDGSAARSDFLVQLIADLSGRKVERPSQTELSAIGAAMMAANALGRPIAPSIISSDRSFMPALNDDRRDAMRGQWHTAIARAKVS, encoded by the coding sequence ATGCCGACACCTGCCATTCTTGCTATCGATCAGGGGACGACCAACACCAAGGCGTTGCTGATTACATTCGATGGCCACTTGGCGGCGGTGGGTTCAGTGCCAACGGGCGTGCAGTATCCACGACCCGGCTGGGCTGAACAATCGGGCGACGCAATCCGCGCCAGCACGGCTGCGGCGATTACCGCTGCACTGGCCAAAGCAAGCGATATTCAGATTGCCGCCATCGCCATTTCCAATCAGCGCGAAACCGTGCTGGCATGGGATGCGCAGACCAGCGAGCCGGTTGGCCCGGCAGTGATTTGGCAATGCCGCCGGTCGAGCGAGCTTTGCACGTCCTTGCGCGCAGCAAGCCATGAAGACCTGATCCAGCGGACAACCGGTTTGGGGCTGGACCCGCTGTTTTCCGCCGGAAAGCTGCGCTGGCTACTGGATAATGCCCCCGGCGCGCAGGATCTGCATCACGCCGGAAAGCTGCGCACGGGCACGGTCGATTCCTGGCTGTTGTGGAACCTGACCGGCGGCGCAATCCATGCCACCGACGCCAGCAACGCATCGCGCACGCAATTGTTGGCGCTGGATAGCGCGGCATGGTCACCCGAACTGCTGGCGCTGTTCGGCGTTTCGGCCGATGTTCTGCCACAGGTTCTGCCTTCCGACAGCCGCTTTGGCGAAACGCGCGGCGGGTTTGCCGGGCTGCCCGATGGCGTCCCCATCCATGCCATGATGGGCGATTCCCACGCATCGATGTTCGGCCACGGCATCAGCGCGCCCGGCATGGTCAAAGTGACGCTGGGCACCGGATCATCGCTGATGTGTACCACTGGCATCCGCCGCCCATCCACGCACGGACTTTCGGAAACCATTGCATGGGCCACCGGCGCAGGCGGTGTGGTTCATGCGCTGGAAGGCAACATCACCGTGTCAGGCCATGCTGCCGCATTCGCCAGCGAAATGCTGGGCCTTGCCGGGCCGCAAGCGCTGACCGAACTTGCCATTTCGGTCGATGACAGCAACGGCGTGGTGTTCCTGCCCGCGATGGCCGGGCTGGGCGCGCCGCACTGGGATGAAAAGGCGCGCGGAGTTATCTGCGGCCTTTCCCTGTCGAGCAAACCCGCACACATCGCCCGCGCCGTGCTGGAAGGCATTGCCCATCAGATTTGCGACGTGGTGGCCGCATTTGAAGCCGACCTTGGCGCGCCGCTAACCTCTATTTCTGTCGATGGCAGTGCCGCGCGCAGCGACTTTCTGGTACAGTTGATTGCTGACCTTTCAGGCCGCAAGGTTGAACGCCCTTCGCAGACCGAACTCAGCGCCATCGGCGCGGCGATGATGGCCGCCAATGCATTGGGCCGCCCAATTGCGCCGTCGATTATCAGTAGTGATCGCAGCTTTATGCCTGCACTGAACGATGACCGCCGCGATGCCATGCGCGGGCAATGGCACACTGCCATCGCACGGGCCAAGGTTAGCTGA
- a CDS encoding DeoR/GlpR family DNA-binding transcription regulator, whose protein sequence is MSEQMAGRRSTRKSEIETLAEIEPKAARRAKPAAARQGALLLGKARRLKILDWLQEEGSARVRDLAEVFGVSEVTVRQDLERLEAEGHIVREHGGAYLKSVPQQVRDLALHHMINIDAKRRIGAAAAALVNDGETIILDSGSTTTEIAANLATKEHLTVITNALNITLMLGAMPTCTIHMPGGQFKPPTLSLSGERSADYFKGLFAQKLFLATAAVSFDAGLTYPAIGDIAVKRAMIESAAQVYLVADSSKIGKTSFSSLGAIDQVHTLITDDGISDEDRRAFEDLGIVVIVA, encoded by the coding sequence ATGAGTGAGCAGATGGCGGGTCGGCGCAGCACAAGAAAATCGGAAATCGAAACGCTTGCCGAGATCGAACCGAAAGCGGCTCGACGCGCAAAGCCCGCCGCTGCGCGACAGGGCGCATTGCTGCTGGGTAAAGCGCGCCGCCTGAAGATTCTGGACTGGTTGCAGGAAGAAGGTAGCGCGCGGGTGCGTGATCTGGCCGAAGTCTTCGGCGTCTCGGAAGTAACCGTGCGTCAGGATCTGGAACGGCTCGAGGCTGAAGGCCACATTGTGCGCGAACATGGCGGGGCCTATCTGAAATCGGTGCCGCAGCAGGTGCGCGATCTGGCGTTGCACCACATGATTAACATCGATGCCAAACGTCGCATTGGCGCGGCGGCGGCTGCGCTGGTCAACGATGGCGAAACCATCATCCTCGATTCCGGGTCCACCACCACCGAAATCGCCGCCAACCTTGCTACCAAGGAACACCTGACGGTCATCACCAATGCGCTGAACATCACCTTGATGCTGGGCGCGATGCCCACGTGCACCATCCACATGCCCGGCGGCCAGTTCAAACCGCCCACGCTCTCGCTTTCGGGTGAGCGGTCGGCGGATTACTTCAAGGGCCTGTTCGCGCAAAAACTGTTTCTGGCAACCGCTGCCGTGTCGTTCGACGCGGGGCTTACATATCCGGCGATTGGCGACATTGCGGTGAAGCGTGCGATGATTGAATCGGCCGCGCAGGTCTATCTCGTCGCGGACTCCAGTAAGATCGGTAAAACCTCGTTCTCGTCGCTGGGGGCGATCGATCAGGTTCATACGCTGATAACGGATGATGGCATTTCCGACGAAGACCGCCGCGCATTCGAAGATTTGGGAATTGTCGTTATCGTTGCCTGA
- a CDS encoding DUF1593 domain-containing protein: MNELRLPKPWMASLTGAAALLNSGCATGTPSASTAASAKLPRYALTPTGQKPRVVITADPELDDSNSLVRYLLYSPDYRTEGLVYASSQFHWKGDGKGTKFSVPGREYNRFGLNMCPCTSWRWAPDERFIDDAVDAYEKAWPNLRIHDAGYPSPQELRSKIRWGNVEFDGEMERDTDGSNLIKSLLLDAEETPIYLHAWGGQSTIARALKSIEEQYKSTTDWDRIRAKVVRKAVIHPSGDQDDTYEKYIKPNWPDIRYREQQGSVPFGYNVEYTASLADAQYFTKEWTQANVSQRGPLGAFYRVWGDGRQMVQGDKFDYFWIAGKTAAQLRAEGYVVWTPVHEKGSFLGEGDTGTFVNLIDNGLDGYRDDSFGGWGGYLRRGPRMTGATMFAIPADALKAVDNPNRNTTKEDHPFLAAAQRDFAARFVWATTPDRAKANHPPVVRAQGAKLISAKPGETIRLAVSTSDPDDNAVAMRWWHWAKAGTFEGTLTLSQESGSSISLVIPTSARPGDTIQIVAEGTDNGTPTLTRYAKFVITVAN; this comes from the coding sequence ATGAATGAATTGCGCTTGCCAAAGCCATGGATGGCGAGCCTCACCGGCGCTGCCGCACTGCTGAACAGCGGATGCGCAACCGGCACCCCGTCTGCAAGCACAGCCGCCAGTGCCAAACTGCCGCGATATGCCCTTACTCCAACAGGGCAGAAGCCGCGCGTGGTGATTACCGCCGATCCGGAACTGGACGATTCCAACTCACTAGTACGTTATCTGCTGTATAGCCCGGACTACCGCACCGAAGGGCTGGTCTATGCCAGCAGCCAGTTCCATTGGAAGGGCGATGGCAAAGGTACGAAGTTTTCCGTGCCGGGCCGCGAATACAACCGCTTTGGCCTGAACATGTGCCCTTGCACATCATGGCGCTGGGCACCGGATGAGCGCTTTATCGATGATGCCGTGGACGCCTATGAAAAGGCGTGGCCCAACTTGCGCATCCATGATGCGGGCTATCCTTCACCGCAGGAACTTCGATCAAAAATCCGCTGGGGCAATGTCGAATTCGACGGCGAGATGGAGCGCGACACCGACGGATCAAACCTGATTAAATCGCTGCTGCTGGATGCCGAAGAAACCCCGATCTACCTGCACGCATGGGGCGGGCAAAGCACCATTGCCCGCGCGCTGAAATCAATCGAGGAGCAGTACAAAAGCACCACCGACTGGGACCGCATCCGCGCCAAGGTCGTGCGCAAGGCGGTGATCCATCCATCCGGCGATCAGGACGATACCTACGAAAAGTATATCAAGCCCAACTGGCCGGACATCCGTTATCGTGAACAGCAAGGTTCGGTACCGTTCGGTTACAATGTCGAATATACCGCATCGCTGGCGGATGCACAGTATTTCACCAAGGAATGGACGCAGGCCAACGTGTCCCAGCGCGGCCCACTTGGTGCTTTCTATCGCGTGTGGGGCGATGGGCGACAGATGGTGCAGGGCGACAAGTTCGACTATTTCTGGATCGCTGGGAAGACCGCAGCTCAGCTTCGGGCCGAAGGTTATGTGGTGTGGACACCAGTGCACGAAAAGGGATCATTCCTTGGCGAGGGCGACACCGGCACGTTCGTCAACCTGATCGACAACGGGCTGGATGGCTATCGTGATGACAGCTTTGGCGGATGGGGTGGCTATCTACGCCGCGGCCCGCGCATGACCGGCGCAACCATGTTCGCCATTCCCGCCGATGCGTTGAAGGCCGTGGACAATCCGAACCGCAATACAACCAAGGAAGATCACCCTTTCCTTGCCGCTGCACAACGTGACTTTGCCGCGCGCTTCGTCTGGGCAACCACCCCGGATCGCGCTAAGGCAAACCATCCGCCGGTGGTGCGGGCACAGGGAGCAAAGCTTATTTCGGCCAAGCCGGGTGAGACTATCCGGCTTGCGGTCAGCACCAGCGACCCGGACGACAACGCCGTAGCAATGCGCTGGTGGCATTGGGCAAAGGCCGGGACGTTCGAAGGAACGCTCACGCTTTCACAAGAATCGGGCAGCAGCATCAGCCTGGTGATTCCCACATCGGCCCGCCCCGGCGATACGATCCAGATCGTAGCCGAAGGCACCGACAACGGAACGCCTACACTGACACGTTATGCCAAGTTTGTGATTACAGTGGCAAATTGA
- the ribB gene encoding 3,4-dihydroxy-2-butanone-4-phosphate synthase, whose protein sequence is MAQDIVARARKLIEDRVISRAALARAAGLHPNTLRDALLPDWNPTVDTLTKLERAMDDSEDDDFALATVEEIIAEVRNGRMVILVDDEDRENEGDLLIPAQMATPESINFMATHGRGLICLCLTADRCNQLGLELMSRNNGTRHGTAFTVSIEAREGVDTGISAADRARTVAVAVDATKTRDDIVTPGHVFPLIARDGGVLVRAGHTEAAIDLPRLAGLNPSGVICEVMNDDGTMARLDDLIPFARKHGLKIGTIRDLIEYRRRNDHLVECVNQAPFHTDYGGEWTIKTYRNKIDGSAHLVLQKGAVVPGEPTLVRMHSISVLSDVLGQPGPRKRILQRAMNEVGEAGAGVIVLLMPTDPEQLIREVGGTSGHDMELRSYGIGAQILADLGVHDMVLLTNSHHNLVALEGYGLNITGERAIPAA, encoded by the coding sequence ATGGCACAGGACATTGTAGCGCGTGCGCGCAAGCTCATCGAAGATCGGGTCATTTCACGGGCAGCCCTTGCCCGCGCAGCCGGATTGCATCCCAACACCTTGCGCGATGCACTTTTGCCCGACTGGAATCCCACGGTCGACACCCTTACCAAGCTTGAACGGGCGATGGACGACAGCGAAGACGATGATTTCGCGCTCGCAACCGTCGAAGAAATTATCGCAGAAGTGCGCAATGGCCGCATGGTCATTCTTGTAGACGACGAAGACCGCGAAAACGAAGGCGACCTGCTGATCCCCGCGCAGATGGCCACGCCTGAATCGATCAACTTCATGGCCACCCATGGACGCGGGCTGATTTGCCTGTGCCTGACCGCCGACCGCTGCAACCAGCTTGGCCTTGAACTGATGAGCCGCAACAACGGCACACGCCACGGCACCGCCTTTACCGTATCCATCGAAGCGCGCGAAGGCGTGGACACCGGCATTTCAGCAGCAGACCGCGCCCGCACCGTTGCCGTTGCGGTGGACGCTACCAAGACCCGCGACGATATCGTCACCCCCGGCCATGTCTTCCCGCTGATCGCGCGCGATGGCGGCGTGCTGGTGCGGGCGGGCCATACCGAAGCTGCTATCGATCTTCCCCGCCTTGCCGGTCTGAACCCTTCGGGCGTGATCTGCGAAGTGATGAACGACGACGGCACAATGGCGCGCCTTGACGACCTGATCCCATTTGCGCGCAAGCACGGTCTGAAGATCGGCACGATCCGCGACCTCATCGAATACCGTCGCCGCAATGACCATCTGGTCGAATGCGTCAATCAGGCACCATTCCACACCGATTACGGCGGCGAGTGGACGATCAAGACCTATCGCAACAAGATCGACGGTTCCGCCCACCTTGTCCTGCAAAAGGGCGCTGTTGTTCCAGGCGAACCGACGCTGGTGCGTATGCACTCCATTTCGGTGCTGTCCGATGTGCTGGGCCAGCCCGGCCCGCGCAAGCGCATCCTGCAACGGGCCATGAACGAGGTCGGAGAAGCTGGCGCGGGCGTGATCGTACTGCTGATGCCAACCGATCCCGAACAGCTTATCCGTGAAGTGGGCGGCACGTCCGGGCACGACATGGAACTGCGCAGCTATGGCATCGGCGCACAAATCCTTGCCGATCTTGGTGTGCATGACATGGTGCTGTTGACCAATTCGCACCACAATCTTGTGGCACTGGAAGGCTATGGCCTGAACATCACTGGCGAACGGGCCATCCCCGCCGCCTGA
- a CDS encoding DUF1593 domain-containing protein, which produces MKFRRIALLACSMATLVAGPAIAVDGGDAEARRRVVVLTDIGNEPDDSESFVRFLLYSNTFDIEGIVATTSTWQRTKNQPDLLRERVAAYAKVLPNLRQHADGYPDPAKLLDAISVGASCYGMACVGDGRDTDGSGRIIAAVDKDDKRPIYLSVWGGAIDLAQALWTVRKTRTPEQVAAFTSRLRVYSISDQDDAGPWARRNFPDLQWVVSVHGWGQYGQAAWTGISADLFAKDKWPGGDMVTNAWLEQNVRKGPLGQAYPPHMFIMEGDTPAFLGTIPNGLNFPDRPDWGGWGGRYTPVYEGAAHYGDAPDTFTDATGRTWRTNQATIFRWREAFQSDFAARINWTLTADRKKANHNPRTIVNGAAGLEPVTVEGIAGAALTISAKGTTDPDGNALSYRWWQYAEPSDVPGNPSPKLAIANDESADCTVALPAVKAERTLHLILEVKDDGAPALTSYRRVMIRVKPAA; this is translated from the coding sequence ATGAAATTCCGCCGTATTGCGTTGCTTGCATGTTCGATGGCGACGCTGGTTGCCGGTCCCGCGATTGCTGTGGATGGTGGCGATGCCGAGGCGCGGCGGCGCGTGGTGGTGCTGACCGATATCGGCAACGAACCTGATGATTCTGAATCGTTTGTGCGGTTCCTGCTCTATTCCAACACGTTTGATATCGAAGGTATCGTTGCCACGACCAGCACCTGGCAACGCACGAAGAACCAGCCTGATCTGTTGCGCGAACGGGTGGCGGCCTATGCCAAGGTGCTGCCCAATTTGCGCCAACATGCCGATGGCTATCCCGATCCTGCCAAGCTACTGGACGCGATCAGCGTCGGCGCATCGTGCTATGGCATGGCTTGCGTGGGCGATGGTCGCGACACCGATGGATCGGGGCGGATCATCGCTGCGGTGGACAAGGACGACAAGCGTCCGATCTATCTGTCGGTCTGGGGCGGGGCGATCGATCTGGCGCAGGCGCTGTGGACCGTGCGCAAGACCCGCACCCCTGAACAGGTGGCGGCTTTCACATCGCGCCTGCGAGTCTATTCGATTTCGGATCAGGACGATGCCGGGCCTTGGGCGCGGCGCAACTTCCCGGATTTGCAATGGGTGGTCAGCGTGCATGGCTGGGGCCAGTATGGGCAAGCGGCATGGACCGGCATTTCGGCAGACCTGTTTGCCAAGGACAAATGGCCGGGCGGTGACATGGTCACCAACGCATGGCTGGAACAGAACGTGCGCAAGGGCCCGCTGGGGCAGGCCTATCCGCCGCACATGTTTATCATGGAAGGCGATACGCCCGCGTTCCTTGGCACGATTCCGAACGGGTTGAATTTCCCCGACCGCCCGGATTGGGGCGGATGGGGCGGCCGCTATACTCCGGTTTACGAAGGTGCGGCGCATTATGGCGATGCGCCGGACACCTTTACCGACGCAACCGGGCGCACGTGGCGGACCAATCAGGCCACGATCTTTCGCTGGCGCGAGGCGTTCCAGAGCGATTTTGCCGCGCGTATCAACTGGACGCTGACGGCGGATCGCAAGAAGGCCAATCACAATCCGCGCACCATCGTCAACGGCGCTGCCGGGCTGGAGCCTGTCACGGTTGAAGGCATTGCGGGGGCGGCGCTGACAATTTCGGCCAAGGGCACCACGGACCCAGATGGTAATGCGCTGTCCTATCGCTGGTGGCAATATGCCGAACCAAGCGACGTGCCGGGTAATCCTTCGCCCAAGTTGGCGATTGCGAATGACGAAAGCGCCGACTGCACGGTGGCTTTGCCCGCGGTAAAGGCAGAGCGGACGCTGCACCTGATCCTTGAGGTAAAGGACGATGGTGCGCCCGCGCTAACGTCTTATCGCCGGGTTATGATCCGGGTAAAACCAGCTGCATAA
- a CDS encoding TonB-dependent receptor domain-containing protein produces the protein MPEIRRVAFNSASVFALLAALASPVLAQDAVEGEVSEDSAAAPSDKEIIVTGTLIRGIAPVGTNVVAVTTADVVATGAASTNDLMSTIPQISNFNSFVSGTAGFGQPIAATNLRGLGASGGTTTLLLVNGHRLVGSGILQTYADPTIIPPGMIERVEVIPDGGSSIYGSDAIGGVINFITRKRASGVEASGRVGFADGYRTVDANLLVGKDWGTGSLMVGYNYAWHNNIQGLERDYVTQDSRAQGGTDRRVATCALTNITVAGVSYAMPGRVAGTQNKCDSTDYADIYPRERRHSVYAVLDNDMSDTVNFNMQAYYSRRDTVTRTAPLATNGTIRSTNPFFQAIGSETSQGVLFDYTSVFGDDGVQSPARFDSMGITPTFNIDIGGNWNVLLMGNYGHSFNATTERAINADAANAALAGTTTATALNPYNLSQTNPPVLAGIADYQNYSQSKQDLGEARIVLDGPFASLPGGDARVAIGAEYHWEKMDASIAFGPTATPKRNRAVASRRVKSVYGEVFVPVFGADNAQPGLAGLDLTGSVRYDSYDDVGGTTNPKVGFNYRPVEWMTFRGNYGTSFHAPSLADTTGAVDARVTSIAVSTNLAPGSSPADFFRPILFISGGSPTLQPEKANTWSLGVDIKPPVWDALNISLTYYNVDFTNVISVNAGNFLQGAAYYADPTNAPFYILNPTLAQAVAFSNGARADNFSSLQSFFSSNSPTAIYDLRRYNRGQLKQDGLDFTVSVNQKTGFGSINASFAGTYVLNRNTRETPTAAFVDRLKNGFNRLNYVASLGADVGAVTARATLTHRGSFPIIGDPVQARVKGYDTVDLYFAYDLGKIGMFKEASLTLNIDNVADQDPPFRNTGNGFANGSTLGRLVAVGLRTKL, from the coding sequence ATGCCTGAAATCCGTCGAGTCGCTTTTAATTCCGCCAGCGTGTTTGCGCTGCTGGCCGCGCTCGCCTCACCGGTTCTGGCGCAGGATGCGGTGGAGGGCGAAGTAAGCGAAGATTCGGCTGCGGCTCCCAGCGACAAGGAAATCATCGTCACCGGTACGCTGATCCGCGGGATCGCGCCGGTTGGTACAAATGTTGTTGCCGTGACCACCGCCGACGTGGTGGCGACCGGCGCCGCGTCGACCAATGATTTGATGTCGACCATTCCGCAGATCAGCAACTTCAACTCGTTTGTTTCGGGCACTGCCGGTTTCGGGCAGCCGATTGCGGCTACCAACCTGCGTGGCCTTGGCGCTTCGGGCGGCACCACCACGCTGCTGCTGGTCAACGGCCACCGTTTGGTCGGTTCGGGTATTCTGCAGACCTATGCCGATCCCACCATCATCCCGCCGGGCATGATCGAACGTGTCGAAGTGATCCCTGATGGCGGATCGTCGATCTATGGTTCGGACGCCATCGGCGGCGTTATCAACTTCATCACGCGCAAGCGCGCTTCGGGTGTTGAAGCTAGCGGCCGTGTCGGTTTCGCGGACGGCTATCGCACGGTCGACGCCAACCTGCTGGTGGGCAAGGACTGGGGCACCGGTTCGCTCATGGTTGGCTACAACTATGCTTGGCACAACAACATTCAGGGGCTTGAGCGCGATTACGTGACGCAGGACAGCCGCGCGCAAGGCGGCACTGATCGCCGCGTGGCAACTTGCGCGCTGACCAACATCACGGTTGCAGGCGTCAGCTATGCCATGCCGGGCCGTGTGGCGGGCACGCAGAACAAATGCGACAGCACCGACTACGCCGATATCTATCCGCGTGAACGCCGTCATTCTGTTTATGCCGTGCTCGACAATGACATGAGCGACACGGTCAACTTCAACATGCAGGCGTATTATTCGCGGCGTGACACGGTGACCCGCACGGCACCGCTGGCCACCAACGGCACGATCCGTTCGACCAATCCGTTCTTCCAGGCGATTGGAAGCGAAACGTCGCAAGGCGTGCTGTTCGATTACACATCGGTCTTTGGCGATGACGGTGTGCAGAGCCCCGCTCGCTTTGATTCGATGGGCATCACGCCCACGTTCAACATCGACATTGGCGGCAACTGGAATGTGCTGCTGATGGGCAACTATGGCCACAGCTTCAACGCCACCACCGAACGTGCGATCAATGCCGATGCCGCTAACGCGGCGCTGGCTGGCACGACCACGGCCACGGCGCTGAATCCCTATAACCTGTCGCAGACAAATCCGCCGGTGCTGGCGGGCATTGCTGATTACCAGAACTATTCGCAGTCGAAGCAGGATCTGGGTGAAGCCCGCATCGTGCTGGACGGTCCGTTCGCCAGCCTGCCAGGCGGCGATGCGCGGGTGGCCATCGGCGCCGAATATCACTGGGAAAAGATGGATGCCAGCATTGCATTCGGCCCCACCGCAACGCCCAAGCGCAACCGCGCCGTGGCATCCCGTCGGGTGAAGTCAGTCTATGGCGAAGTGTTCGTGCCCGTGTTCGGTGCCGACAATGCGCAGCCGGGGCTTGCTGGTCTCGATCTGACCGGTTCGGTGCGTTACGACAGCTATGACGATGTTGGCGGCACCACCAACCCCAAGGTCGGCTTCAACTATCGCCCGGTCGAATGGATGACCTTCCGTGGTAACTACGGCACCTCGTTCCATGCGCCCAGCCTTGCCGACACCACCGGCGCGGTCGATGCGCGCGTCACCTCGATTGCGGTGTCCACCAATCTTGCGCCGGGCAGCTCGCCTGCCGACTTCTTCCGCCCGATCCTGTTCATTTCTGGTGGCAGTCCCACGTTGCAGCCGGAAAAGGCCAACACCTGGTCGCTGGGGGTCGATATCAAGCCGCCTGTATGGGACGCGCTGAACATCAGTCTGACCTATTACAACGTCGATTTCACCAACGTCATTTCGGTCAATGCGGGCAACTTCCTGCAGGGCGCTGCCTATTACGCCGATCCCACCAACGCGCCGTTCTATATCCTGAACCCAACGCTGGCACAGGCTGTGGCGTTTTCGAACGGGGCGCGGGCCGACAACTTCTCGTCGCTGCAGTCGTTCTTTTCCAGCAACAGCCCGACCGCGATCTATGATCTTCGCCGTTATAACCGTGGCCAGTTGAAGCAGGATGGCCTCGACTTCACGGTCAGCGTCAACCAGAAGACCGGCTTCGGTTCGATCAATGCCAGCTTTGCGGGCACTTACGTGCTTAACCGCAACACGCGCGAAACGCCGACGGCTGCCTTTGTTGATCGCCTGAAGAACGGCTTTAATCGCCTGAACTATGTCGCCTCGCTGGGCGCTGATGTCGGCGCGGTTACCGCCCGTGCGACGCTGACCCATCGCGGTAGCTTCCCGATCATTGGTGATCCGGTTCAGGCCCGCGTGAAGGGCTATGATACGGTCGATCTCTACTTCGCCTATGATCTGGGCAAGATCGGCATGTTCAAGGAAGCATCGCTGACGCTGAACATCGACAACGTAGCCGATCAGGATCCGCCGTTCCGCAACACTGGCAACGGTTTTGCCAACGGGTCCACGCTGGGTCGGCTGGTCGCTGTGGGCCTGCGCACCAAGCTTTGA
- a CDS encoding carboxylesterase/lipase family protein codes for MLKSLEISRRQLLASSAAASLLSTSPLAAAAKKRSTPIVSTTNGPVRGLVEDGGIHVFRGLRYAAPPVGKLRFRAPQPVPKWTKVFEAQSFANAAVQDPVQGDMPKDETHGEDCLFLNVWAPSPTKAEQPVMVWLHGGGFSSGASSRPTYWGDHFARDGVVMVGVNHRLNVFGFTQLPDSWGPDYASSGVAGLLDIVAALHWVRDNIAQFGGDPENVTIFGESGGGAKVSLLLSMPSAKGLFKKAIIQSGAALQATPRAYATSLGQSLTEVLGVAPGDVAALATIDTQRVFDAQKAAVEKVKSTETKGFLITGFGPSIDGKELPGNPFSPQASPIAADIPLIIGSNKDEATMFMMDPALPKTTAEGFERHVAEAYPNDASEMASALREAFPGYSPGDLIVALGGLQMFWINSVILAERKLKQNAPVWMYRMDHELPTFGGRLKAGHATELSYVFGTYDNIRHFVGPGEPPARMAMQMHPAWVAFARNGNPQTRFIPEWPKYDAASRTTMIFNLTSKVESDPLAKIRRIMSRYVTA; via the coding sequence TTGCTGAAATCCCTGGAAATCTCGCGCCGCCAGCTTTTGGCGTCCTCGGCAGCGGCCAGCCTGCTCTCCACCTCACCCCTTGCCGCAGCCGCGAAAAAGCGGAGCACTCCCATCGTTTCAACCACAAATGGCCCCGTGCGCGGCCTGGTTGAAGACGGTGGAATTCATGTTTTCCGTGGGCTTCGCTATGCCGCGCCGCCAGTAGGCAAGCTGCGCTTTCGCGCGCCACAGCCTGTGCCCAAATGGACGAAAGTTTTCGAAGCACAATCGTTTGCAAACGCAGCCGTGCAAGATCCGGTTCAGGGCGACATGCCGAAGGATGAGACGCATGGCGAGGACTGCCTGTTCCTCAACGTCTGGGCACCTTCCCCGACCAAAGCAGAACAGCCGGTTATGGTGTGGCTGCACGGTGGCGGCTTTTCCAGCGGCGCTTCCAGCCGCCCGACCTATTGGGGCGACCATTTCGCTCGCGATGGCGTGGTAATGGTCGGCGTCAATCACCGGCTGAACGTGTTCGGTTTCACCCAGTTGCCCGATAGCTGGGGGCCTGACTATGCCTCATCCGGCGTGGCCGGACTGCTCGATATCGTCGCTGCGCTGCACTGGGTGCGGGACAACATCGCCCAATTCGGTGGCGATCCTGAAAACGTCACCATCTTTGGCGAAAGCGGCGGCGGGGCAAAGGTTTCGCTGCTGCTGTCGATGCCTTCGGCCAAAGGTCTGTTCAAGAAGGCGATCATTCAATCCGGAGCCGCGCTTCAAGCCACGCCGCGCGCCTATGCCACCAGCCTTGGCCAGAGCCTGACCGAAGTTCTGGGCGTTGCGCCCGGCGATGTTGCTGCACTGGCCACCATCGACACCCAGCGGGTTTTCGACGCGCAGAAAGCGGCAGTCGAAAAGGTGAAATCAACCGAAACCAAGGGCTTCCTCATCACTGGCTTTGGCCCAAGCATTGATGGCAAGGAACTGCCCGGCAACCCGTTCTCGCCGCAAGCCTCGCCCATTGCAGCTGACATTCCGCTGATAATCGGGTCCAACAAGGACGAGGCGACGATGTTCATGATGGACCCAGCCCTGCCCAAGACCACCGCCGAAGGCTTCGAACGTCATGTCGCAGAAGCCTATCCCAACGATGCCTCAGAAATGGCCTCAGCCCTGCGCGAAGCGTTCCCCGGATATTCGCCGGGCGACCTGATCGTGGCGCTGGGCGGGCTGCAGATGTTCTGGATCAATTCCGTGATCCTTGCCGAACGCAAACTGAAGCAGAATGCGCCCGTGTGGATGTATCGCATGGACCACGAACTGCCGACTTTCGGCGGCAGGCTGAAGGCAGGCCACGCCACCGAACTGTCCTATGTCTTTGGCACGTACGACAATATCCGCCACTTCGTCGGTCCAGGTGAACCGCCAGCACGCATGGCAATGCAGATGCATCCGGCGTGGGTCGCATTTGCGCGGAACGGTAATCCGCAAACACGGTTTATTCCTGAGTGGCCAAAGTATGATGCAGCTTCGCGCACCACCATGATCTTCAATCTGACCAGCAAGGTCGAAAGCGACCCGCTGGCGAAGATCCGCAGGATCATGTCGCGTTACGTCACCGCCTGA